The following are encoded together in the Bacillota bacterium genome:
- a CDS encoding ABC transporter permease: protein MTKTTLLQAPVPAAPLLRLAWRNLWRHRQRTILLLLVVAYATFLTIAYWSFVDGYSESVVESYGRYISAPVRVAADAWYEDPDPENHLADLAFVQALAGVPGVRAASPRLHFPALLQSAYVTQGAEVVGVDPAGELALSRIPSKMAEGRWLEGPGEVVLGADVARRIDARVGETVVVSASSLAGPQAMGLRVVGIARTGVAAVDQTAVIVHLEDARRLTGVPTATVVDLDVARGAEAAVAARVQARLPAGVVARGVWDLVGPIKTDVEANRIFAHVLAVVVYAFAALAVSSTVFVSVVERTRELGIMGALGVTPRRLGRLVTLEALLTCALGWLAGLALGYGVAWLLANYNILGPMFAAISAGLPTAGLSEEVYGAVRAAYVGYSGMVIAAAVVFSALVPGRRASRLDPATAMRTE, encoded by the coding sequence GTGACGAAAACCACTCTCCTTCAGGCTCCGGTCCCCGCCGCGCCTCTCTTGCGCCTGGCCTGGCGCAACCTGTGGCGCCACCGGCAGCGGACCATTCTCCTGCTCCTGGTCGTCGCGTACGCCACGTTTCTCACCATTGCCTACTGGAGCTTCGTGGACGGCTACAGCGAATCCGTGGTCGAATCGTACGGCCGTTACATCTCGGCTCCCGTGCGCGTCGCCGCCGACGCCTGGTACGAAGACCCCGATCCCGAAAACCACCTGGCCGACTTGGCGTTCGTGCAGGCGCTGGCCGGCGTCCCGGGCGTCCGGGCCGCTTCGCCGCGGCTTCATTTTCCCGCGCTTTTGCAATCCGCCTACGTAACCCAAGGAGCCGAAGTGGTGGGCGTCGATCCGGCCGGCGAGCTGGCGCTGAGCCGGATCCCGAGCAAGATGGCCGAGGGGCGATGGCTTGAGGGCCCGGGCGAGGTGGTGCTGGGCGCGGACGTCGCGCGCCGCATCGACGCCCGGGTCGGCGAAACCGTGGTGGTCAGCGCGAGTTCGCTGGCTGGGCCGCAGGCCATGGGCCTGCGCGTCGTCGGCATCGCCCGCACGGGCGTCGCGGCGGTGGACCAGACGGCGGTCATCGTGCACCTGGAAGACGCGCGCCGCTTGACCGGCGTGCCGACCGCGACGGTCGTCGACCTGGACGTCGCGCGAGGAGCGGAGGCCGCGGTGGCCGCGCGCGTCCAAGCGCGGCTGCCGGCAGGCGTGGTCGCCCGGGGCGTGTGGGACCTGGTGGGCCCCATTAAGACCGACGTCGAAGCCAACCGGATTTTCGCCCACGTGCTGGCGGTGGTCGTTTACGCCTTCGCCGCCCTGGCCGTCTCCAGCACGGTATTTGTGAGCGTGGTGGAACGGACCCGGGAGCTGGGGATTATGGGCGCGCTGGGTGTGACGCCGCGCCGGCTGGGACGGCTGGTGACGCTGGAGGCGCTGCTGACGTGCGCGCTGGGCTGGCTGGCGGGGCTGGCGCTGGGCTACGGCGTCGCCTGGCTGCTGGCCAACTACAACATCCTGGGCCCGATGTTCGCCGCGATCAGCGCCGGCCTGCCGACGGCGGGCTTGAGCGAGGAAGTGTACGGCGCCGTGCGCGCGGCCTACGTGGGATATTCGGGCATGGTCATCGCCGCGGCGGTCGTCTTCAGCGCTTTGGTGCCGGGGCGGCGGGCGAGCCGCCTCGATCCGGCGACGGCCATGCGGACCGAATGA
- a CDS encoding outer membrane lipoprotein-sorting protein → MVLALAAVMALAAVFVAAAEGAGEPGPAEPRPEKPGMEPTAVLAAVVDNLRGGPLLGTYTFVVQRPGRVTEYVMEIVSDGDERGLIRIVAPPREAGQAFLMDGDDLWLYNPRLGRSLRLPPSGRSGAFLGSDVSYNDLVGRDLEKDYVAAFASRDTESGDEGLLVLELTPRPGAPTPYGRVRLGVDEATLTPRWADYYDQRGQVVKRVVLSDYLTAGGRFVPRHMLVEDRTREGYRTVVRLTEVQLDAAVPEACFTLQALERGCR, encoded by the coding sequence ATGGTGTTGGCCTTGGCGGCCGTAATGGCTCTGGCCGCGGTCTTCGTGGCGGCCGCCGAAGGCGCGGGTGAGCCTGGTCCGGCGGAGCCGAGGCCGGAGAAGCCGGGAATGGAGCCGACCGCCGTCTTGGCGGCGGTGGTGGACAACTTGCGCGGCGGGCCGCTGCTGGGCACTTACACGTTCGTCGTCCAGCGGCCGGGACGGGTGACGGAATACGTGATGGAAATCGTGTCGGACGGCGACGAGCGCGGCCTCATCCGTATCGTGGCGCCGCCCCGGGAAGCGGGCCAGGCGTTCCTCATGGACGGCGACGATCTGTGGCTGTACAATCCCCGCCTGGGCCGGTCGCTGCGGCTTCCGCCCAGCGGCCGCAGCGGCGCGTTCCTCGGTTCCGACGTCAGCTACAACGATCTCGTCGGCCGGGACCTCGAGAAGGACTACGTCGCCGCTTTCGCCTCCCGGGATACCGAGAGCGGGGACGAAGGCCTCCTCGTGCTGGAGCTGACCCCGCGCCCGGGCGCCCCCACGCCGTACGGGCGCGTGCGGCTGGGCGTCGACGAGGCGACCTTGACGCCCCGCTGGGCCGACTACTACGACCAGCGCGGCCAAGTCGTCAAGCGCGTGGTCTTGTCCGATTACCTCACCGCCGGGGGCCGGTTCGTGCCGCGGCACATGCTGGTGGAGGACCGGACCCGGGAAGGCTACCGAACCGTGGTGCGCCTCACGGAGGTTCAGTTGGACGCCGCCGTGCCGGAAGCGTGCTTTACCTTGCAGGCCCTGGAGAGAGGGTGCCGGTGA
- a CDS encoding ABC transporter permease — protein sequence MWALAWRNVWRHRTRSLLAAGAVAAVVVFTILFFGFVTATLNGMFELLTTDLGHLQVISARGKDTQEFDARLIRDADAVEAALRRQLPDARLRRVLEVPALISGETRSRGALIIGLDQDDLLNQRFVEKHLAAGRLPARGSWDEIALGEALANALQVKLGDPVYVFAPGTEGWGAAAYTLVGLLDFPQTSLEMQAAYLSLEGARELAAPGAVTRFEVHLSGEQSPPTEALINEAKSRLAAALGPEVLVETWREAAPDMAVLLDLMEPTMTVFSCLIFVLAGLLVVNTIYLSLVERIREFGVIIALGADRWRVMRMVFAESLVLVLTGAAVGLAVGGLLIAAWSDGVRFPGLDEVLAEYGMPLVFYPAVTPAQVAVTVTLTLVTALAAALWPAWVAGRLQPVEAMRHVA from the coding sequence ATGTGGGCACTGGCCTGGCGCAACGTCTGGCGGCATAGGACACGGAGTCTCCTGGCGGCCGGCGCGGTGGCGGCGGTCGTGGTTTTCACCATCCTGTTTTTCGGTTTCGTGACAGCCACGTTGAACGGCATGTTCGAATTGCTCACGACCGACCTGGGCCACCTGCAGGTCATCAGCGCCCGCGGCAAAGACACGCAAGAGTTCGACGCCCGCCTGATCCGGGACGCGGACGCGGTGGAGGCGGCGCTACGGCGGCAGCTCCCGGACGCACGCCTGCGCCGGGTTCTGGAAGTGCCTGCCCTGATCAGCGGCGAAACGCGTTCCCGCGGTGCGCTCATCATCGGGCTGGACCAAGACGACCTGCTGAACCAGCGGTTTGTGGAAAAACACCTCGCGGCCGGGCGCCTGCCGGCGCGGGGCAGCTGGGACGAGATCGCGCTGGGCGAGGCGCTGGCCAACGCCCTGCAGGTGAAACTGGGCGATCCCGTCTACGTTTTCGCGCCGGGCACGGAGGGCTGGGGCGCCGCCGCGTACACTCTCGTCGGACTGCTGGACTTTCCGCAGACGTCCCTTGAGATGCAGGCGGCTTACCTGTCTTTGGAGGGAGCTCGCGAACTGGCCGCTCCGGGCGCTGTGACCCGCTTCGAGGTGCATCTTTCGGGCGAGCAGAGCCCGCCGACCGAAGCCCTCATCAACGAAGCCAAATCCCGGCTGGCGGCGGCGCTGGGGCCGGAAGTGCTGGTTGAAACGTGGCGAGAAGCCGCGCCCGACATGGCCGTCTTGTTGGACCTGATGGAACCCACCATGACCGTTTTCTCCTGCTTGATTTTCGTCCTGGCCGGCTTGCTGGTCGTCAACACCATTTACTTGAGCCTGGTCGAGCGTATCCGCGAGTTCGGCGTCATCATCGCCCTCGGCGCTGACCGCTGGAGGGTGATGCGCATGGTGTTCGCGGAGAGCTTGGTGCTGGTGCTGACGGGGGCCGCGGTGGGGCTTGCGGTGGGCGGGCTGCTCATCGCCGCGTGGTCCGACGGCGTGCGCTTTCCGGGGCTGGACGAAGTGCTGGCCGAGTACGGGATGCCGCTGGTGTTCTACCCCGCGGTGACGCCCGCACAGGTGGCCGTCACGGTGACGCTGACGCTGGTTACGGCGCTGGCGGCCGCCCTCTGGCCGGCCTGGGTGGCGGGACGCCTGCAACCCGTTGAAGCCATGCGCCACGTGGCGTAG
- a CDS encoding macrolide ABC transporter ATP-binding protein translates to MKPILRAVRLTKVYESEGVRTPALQGVDLEVMPGEFTAIAGPSGSGKSTLLHLLGCLDKPTAGETWLGERRTDQLDPISRAHLRLREIGFVFQSYNLIPVLTVLENAAFVLELQGVPKKVRLQKAMAALEALGIADLAHRRPNQLSGGQQQRVAVARALAAEPRVVLADEPTANLDSKTGLALIELMKKLNAERGITFLFSTHDPRLLEHVKRIVRLEDGRIVADERVGAA, encoded by the coding sequence GTGAAACCGATTTTGCGCGCCGTGAGGCTGACGAAAGTGTACGAGAGCGAAGGCGTGCGCACCCCGGCGCTGCAGGGCGTTGACCTGGAAGTGATGCCCGGGGAGTTCACCGCGATTGCAGGCCCCAGCGGCTCGGGCAAGAGCACGCTCCTGCATCTGCTCGGCTGCCTGGACAAGCCTACGGCGGGAGAAACATGGCTGGGCGAGCGGCGCACCGATCAGCTTGACCCTATCTCCCGGGCCCACTTGCGCCTGCGGGAGATCGGCTTCGTCTTTCAGTCGTACAACCTCATCCCCGTGCTGACGGTACTAGAAAATGCGGCGTTCGTGCTGGAGCTGCAAGGCGTGCCCAAGAAGGTGCGGCTGCAGAAGGCCATGGCCGCGCTGGAGGCGCTGGGCATCGCGGACTTGGCCCATCGCCGCCCGAACCAGCTCTCCGGCGGGCAGCAGCAGCGGGTAGCGGTGGCCCGGGCGCTGGCGGCGGAGCCGCGGGTGGTACTGGCTGACGAGCCCACGGCCAACCTGGACTCGAAAACGGGCTTGGCCCTCATCGAGCTCATGAAAAAGCTGAACGCCGAGCGGGGCATTACGTTCCTGTTTTCGACCCACGACCCGCGGCTGTTGGAGCACGTCAAGCGAATCGTGCGACTCGAAGACGGCCGGATCGTGGCTGACGAGCGGGTGGGAGCGGCATGA